In Danio rerio strain Tuebingen ecotype United States chromosome 9, GRCz12tu, whole genome shotgun sequence, the genomic window aataatgtagagttaatgcttaactaaTAATCAATGAAGAATGAAAAATGATTAGTTTAGTTGGTAAATgattaaagtatatttattataaagtgttacccaatattgtttattaatataaaaatgctaatcattaaaattaatgtagctatttaataattttattacattcggttttatcatctaaagcaCCATTACTACTCCGATTTCCATCTTTTCCCAATTAACATGCAGTTTTTTACAGTGATAAGACTGATGTCTGAAACTGCGAGCATCCATCTACAAGTACCCATGGTATAATCTGAGAGTTGAGCTGCAGTGTAACTTTAGCCTGGTCCTCCTCGTTTATTAGTCCACCAATCAGCGAGCAGCGCTTCCTCCCCCTCCAGTCACTCTAGTATTTAGCATCAGAGTCCAGGATAAAGTTTCccaaaaattaggaaaaaactTCCTGCGGGAGGAAAACCGTGCCAAGCTCTACTTCTGGAAGTAGGGGACGCGCGCAGTGTCAGGACTTCAGGAGGACAGACAAAATCCCCAACAACAAAACGGATATTACTAGTCTAAACCACGGAACCAAAAGTGGAGATCGTATTTTCTCCTCgtttctttaaaaaagaaatggaagAGAGTTCTAGCTCTCCCGTCTCCCCAGTGGACAGCCTGGTGACCAGCGAGGAGGAGCTGGACAGACAGCAGAAAAGGTTCGGGAGGAAAAGGAGGCAAGGAAGGAAGTCGAGCGAGGACAGCAGCAGCCCGAGCTCCGTCAATAAACGTAACAAAAAGCCGAGCCCGAGCAGCACTCAGTCCTTCGAGGAGCTCCAGAACCAGCGCGTCCTGGCGAACGTACGCGAGCGGCAACGGACTCAATCGCTGAACGAAGCCTTCGCGTCTTTGCGCAAAATCATCCCCACGCTCCCCTCGGATAAACTCAGCAAGATCCAGACGCTCAAACTCGCATCCAGGTACATTGATTTCCTCTGTCAGGTGCTGCAGAGCGACGAGATGGACAACAAGATGTCCAGTTGCAGCTACGTCGCGCACGAGAGACTCAGTTACGCGTTTTCAGTGTGGAGGATGGAGGGCGCGTGGTCGATGTCTGCGTCCCACTAGCAGCGAGACGCGTCCTGATAATGCCGAACGGGTGGGTACTGTAGAGAGATGCCAGACTTCAGCAAGTATATACTGTAGTAGAGTTACTGCTCTTTTAGAAGTGGATGTGCGGTAAGCTGCATTAGAGAAACTCCAGCTGTTCTGTGTGCACCGCTGACACTGACAGTTCAGTGCTGGAATGCAACACATTATCTGCTCTTGGCACCGTGAAATTCGCATTTGTTTAGATGGTAATGCGCAGTTAAAGTTGtattcaagggatagttcacttaaaaaaaaaaataaataaataaatatatatatatatatatatatatatatatatatatatatatatatatatatatatatatatatatatatatatatatatatatataagttttcttaatatttttactTACTGAGTTTCTGTTAAACGCAAACgaatacattttgaagaaagctgaaaatctgtaaccattgactctcaTTGTAGAAAAACTGAAAGTCAGGGgttagattttcagctttcttcaaaatgtctcaacagaagaaataatctcaaaaaggtttggaacaagtgaaatgAGAATAAATGATGTCAGAAGTTTTAGTTTTGGgttgttaatgtttttaaagtatttttttttcacatgatatgtgcaattatttaaagttttatcatattattatttatatgtaaagAAAAGTAACCAATTTCACCAAttccaattaattaaaaaatacaattttcttTCTGAGCCTATAAAACAAaggcattttaattattttccagtTAATCAAGATAGCCTACGTAGGGTAATACAATGTAAGTtgcattatgtttaaaaaaaatgaaataggaTAGGCAATTTATTGCATAAATGTTTACTACAGAAGACAAAGCATAAAGTAATGAGAACATTCAAATTAATACGGTTATAAATAGTATCATATGTTCACAACACTAATAATCTGGTGAAAAGGCCAGAAAGGTGGGTTACACCAGGGCATACATGTATAAGATATTATAAAATGCTAGGCCTCACGATTTCCTATTTGGTCTAAATTAAtgagtaaacattttaataattagcACGCTTTTTAGACAAACATAATATTGCAAATGCTATAAGGAGGGAAAATACACCGGAGCGCGCACATTTGATGTGAGAATTGACTGTGCATCGTAATTACTATAATATTTAGTGGATTCATCGACTGCTAAAGCGTCTAACGagacaatatttttttgtgtgaaatcacAATAAACATATAGCTAAATCACAGATATTTCGGGAACCGTAATAGGAAAAGCTGGGGTGTTTTCTAGAAGTAAGTGTTGCTTTTTTCTCTCGGTTATCACACCGGGTCAAAACATTTCCGACAGTTATCcagaacaaataaacacacatctATTCACATTATATCGTCGATCTCAAGAAAACGAACAACGTCAACCGTGAGAAGCTCCTCACGGATCATTTAGATTGAGTAAAATTGCACTCTTTCGTGAATAAAATCGAGATTTGTGAAGTGATTTATACTGGTTGTAAAGATGCAAAGCACTTTCCTGAACGCTGTACAAACGACATGCGATGGGAAATCATCATATGAAATATTGAGGAAAAAATCGGATGAATTTGAACGTTTTATACGAATTGAGAAATTAAAGTGCCTCTCTAAAAATACCTCTAAAAACAAACGTTTAGCTTAATTCTTCTTTTACGTTGTATATGCTTTGTTTTTGAGGGGATAAAGTGTTGTGGTGTTCAATAAAGCACCTGCAGTGCAGCTAAAATAATCTATAAGACATCACAAACGTGAAGTCCTTTTCCTTATTAAGGGAAATATTAATTAGGAGAGATGGTGTTTATACTTGTTAAATAACTGAGAACCACTAAAACCAAAGGCATCTTACAATTACAAGCTAAAAATGTGTGCTACTAAATGATCATTCTTTAGCAACAATACACAGAAAAagacatttgttgtttgtttaaaaaacttatttacaattagctaaaacaacaaaaatcttGAGTTTGTAatgggacaacttatttgttttttggcctatccacttaaaattgtaataactaataagttaacttatttcttttatattgtcccaacacaaatccactgtgtggaaccctgcattgtttacagtgtaccaTCAAAGATTGTTAGATCAtttgatttaaatgtaaatttaattttgtatattatttattaagctaAGAATTTTGCAATGTGGTCCTACAACTATTGTCTTATatgaagcaaaacaaaataaagcaataaagtaGGGTATAAAGAAGCTTTAatttgctacactgtaaaaaatgtaatgacaaaaaaagtcaagacaacaaatatttttttgtgttgctttaacttattttaatacgcTAATGAAATTTCATCTACATGTTTGTTACtctatacaaagtttaacttaatattttgagCCACAATATGTTGAGATTAATAGAAAAGTTAATTATTTCTGACTAAAGAAATAGGCAGCAAGATTTGTTTACAGTgtttattaacacaaaaaataataatgaaagtgagtggttattataattataacaatCCCTTTTTTTCTAGTGCTCTCATTTCACACACTAGATGATCAAAATGTTAATTGTAATTATATTACAAAGCTGTCATATTGATTGGTGTGCATTTATTTGGATAAAGAAATAAGTGCTACCAAGAAATTCAGAGGAAAGTCAGGTGTACGGTTTCGAATTTCAGACCAAGTGACCTCTTAAAACAGTTATTTTCCAGTGACGTAATTCCACCTGGGATTTGTGCAGCATGTTTGAACCAAGCCTTTTCCTGTATAAGCATGTGCTCCCACTCAAAATTAAATAATGGGATCATTAATAGCTTCCCATTTTGTTACGTTTTAAACCAAGGTTGTGCATTCAACCGCAGATGAACCTTGAAGTTTTAGAACTTCGAAGAAAATTCCTTATTTAAAGCAGATTTTTGTaacttaatgttgttttttgttcttctttCCGTAGACTGTTTACTTCCACTAATTTTGAAGATGCCAAAGGATTATTCGATGAACCTCTAAACCTCAGTGACGTGGCCAAAGGACATTCAGTGGATACATCTACGGACTTGAGCATCCTCATGAAGGACACAATAAAAGGGACTTTTTAATATACTTAGAGGAAAAGTAGATGACGTCTTCTGTGTCGTCAAATACATTTAATCTTTTTCACAAGTTATTCTTAAATGTCGCCATGATGATAGTACAGGAAGGCTATCTGCTATCTGTATGGAAACTATATTTCATGTCTGTCTCTAAACAgaagagtttatatatatataagaacaaaaaaaaaaaactattgtacaTAGGCTACCTGCGAGTATTGTCAATTTTAAAGGGACCAATGCAATTATGAGCAATACTTTCTTGAAGTACGCTGCATGGATAAATGCATACATTTGATTTTTCCTATGCAACATTTTTCGATTTCCatccaatgtttattttgcttatttattaaaacatatttttgaacATTTAGGCTGATTTTCATGTGttcacgtcatcatatgtcagaATTGTACTACTAATAAAGTGCGTTTAGGTTTTCTGTAACAAAATTGAATGataaattagtcctgacagcatgtttttaggtcttttgtaacttattaaactaagttaatcatgttctaacttaattttatatgtTACGCAAGCTGATTTGAGTCAGTTTGACATAATTGAGAGAGAATTTTTCAGTTTACCATattatgtcatggcaaaaaaaaaaaaaaaaaaaaaaacagatgaagtttaccacattttataaataccacttttctataattatacaAATATTCTAACAATTTAAAGTCATTAACAGCACTAAATAATACACAAGATAAAAtgcataatagtaaaaataatgataatatataagattcaaatctaaaacagtttttaaaggtTTACTTTTTATTACAATTTCAATTACAATTCGaatgattcacatttaaaaatatttaatataaagtgtCTCCAGATAAAAGTCATTGTCtgataaggtaaaaaaaataggGCATTACACAAGAATATGTTAAACAGTTTGGTTTCTGTggcaatattgacattttggggGTTCTTCTCCTTTGAGTAAATGCTCATGTGTGAGCCTTGTTTGTCTGATACGGCATCTTCTATAAGCAATCTCATCATGTCTTGAGGTAGGGTTGTTGCCATTACATGAATTAATCTTACAATACTAAACAGGCTGAGTAACACGATACAAAGTAGTATTgagatactgtaattcataactcaaattataaggaaaattgtcagaaatactctattttatgttataataggcctacttgaatgtaattcataattccctCAAGGCCCAAAAGTATTATCTGCACCTCACTTCACTTAAATTTATTCAATcttcttgtttgttttgtagataactgaccaacaaatcatacattaaaataaagacaaattatGCTGAAGGAAATTCGctacaaaagagcatttttccaacaacattaggttacagttgaagtcagaattaattattagctcccctttgattttttttattttttaaatatttcccaaatgatgtttaacagagcaaagaaattttcacagtatgtctaataatatttttttcttctggagaaggtcttatttgttttatttcggctagaataaaagcagtttttaattttttacaagccatttaaggtcaaaattattagcccctttattttttcgatagtctccagaacaaaccatcgttatacaaaaaaacttgcctaattaccctaacctgtaatttaagctgtatagaagtggctTATAAAATATCTGGCAAAGAgaatataaatcatttattagagatttgttattaaatctattatgtttagaaatgttgaaaaaacagaaaactctccattgaacagaaattagggaaaaaataaacaggggctaataattcaggggggctaataattctgacttcaactgctcaaaaattgtttcaatgtttcctgttgctattttgggtttttcatcttttttttcagtcttcTCAGGTAACAACCCAAAGTACTTCAAAATTTCACTTTCTGAGTCATTCATTTACAGAGATTGTCCCAGTCGCTAATAAATCATGTTAACAGAAACAGAAAAGAACTGATTTAGATGGGCGTTTGAACTAAAGGGCAcaaattctacacagttttgcaaccttaaagagctccacagactattcaaatGAAATAGTTGATTGTTGCAGAAATGTGTGAGCATTtcagtgacttttccacatgcatcATTATCTTTATTAGATAAaccattaatgacgatactaccgtttacaaacaaTGGTGGCACCACCAGTATTTTGGAGtcatagtatcacgatactaaCATAGTATTGGTAAACCCAGCAACCTTATCttgaggtaaaaaataaataggatATCTTCCTATATTTCTggctgaatttaaaaaaagtttattttctaaGCACTGATTCCATTCTGCTAGCCATTTGTTTAGAAAATAGCCTTTTATCCGTTGTTTTAAATCCGAAGGTAGGATTTCgcacataatataagttcaatggactcataaggctaatttgattcagcttaaaaaattaaggcaaccaggatttctTTTCAGTGTACTCTTGTTACAAAAAGCAACTGTTATAAAACAGTGCAGGTTCATTAGCTAAAGAGAAAGTCAAGTTTACTTCTAAGCTCATGAAAAAAAGGTTGTCCGCTTTAATAAGAAGAAATCACTGAATCCAGACGGCTAGAGGCAAACACTTTAACAACCACAGATAACCACCGCATTTAAATACCGGACCCCTACCAGACCTTTTCATTTCTCCTTAAACTCTACACCAACGCTCACAAAGCATTTAATTGTTTACATCTCATTTTCCCAGGCTTAGCTTGATAGAAATCTACTGCCGAGGCAATAATGTTTGATAAAGGCTCAGTTGTTCTGTAGGCCTGTTCAAGAATAATGCAACTTTTGCTTGCTGATGGTATCCGAAAATGATTTGTAGTGTACTTTGTAGTGTTCCTATAGACACAtatttaagttgttgtttttattattttaattgcttataTAAGATCTTTTATATTTGAAGTCAGCTAATGAACTTTATAAGTCGGGTCAATCTTAAATAACTGAGCTGAAAGAACAGTTCTTGAGTTTTTTAatgggcaacttaattgttttatgttcaatcaactttgaTTGGTTAAAAaccattaggttaacttaatcgatttgcatTAAGGCCAGATAAAGGGATTGTGTGGATCTAGAaccctgtattttttttacagtgtggttataCAACAGattaaaaatgacattcaaactggTTTTTATACATTCTATAGCCCAAATTGTTTTTCAAAAAACGTTTTTAattgatattaatttaatttgcattatattaatttaattaaaaatgttttaagaagATTTAATTTGGCCATCAAGTGCAAAAGTGTTTTAGTTTTATGTCTCACTAGTCATTtttcttgaaaaataaaataaaataaaataaatctttctgCATGCTGGACAAGCATGTTTCACATACAATAgcaatgggttatatgcacacggacttttattttttagccaggcagcccaatggcttccggtgaactgtctttccattacaaaattgtcacgtttgaggtctgatttctttaaaaatttgcATTCTTCACTGGCTGTTAGACATGCAATATGAAGTAGgtctcagatcagacaagaagcattgcattaaattccatttcccccccGCACTATGTTTTTCAAATggaatttctgcactagcctgttgctactgacggcACTAGTGGTTGcaatctcattttacgcttgaacaactaaatgaatgttgAAGTCTATTTacctgaatgtattgtaattatgtTTCAGCATCAATGCTGTAAACACAACCATGTAAAATTGATAAAAGTGACATTAAGCTTTACCGGAAATTCATCATTGGCTTTaaaactagctgtgcatataccccatttgttgctaaaataaatgtacatttttaaaagccTCATTGCTTTATTTGTAAAGTCAATTACAATAAAAGATTCTGCCAGACTGCAAATAGCCTATGCcaacatatttttttcagtttcagtaCCAAGATGTTTTAACCCAGATTATGTTTggtaggcggttcattctgctgtggtgacctcggattaataaagggactaagtcgaaaagaaaatgaatgaatgaatgaatatgtttggAATAatttgaataagaaaaaaaaagctaaaaacatATCAGATTTATGTAGAGAATGTGTCATCTTACTGATAAATAAATTGGCGTCCTTCCGTCTTACAAATACAGAGATAAACTTACGAGAACACAGCtgcagtttaaaaataaaagtaaatattctCTTGTGGTGATGGGGAAacccaaagaagaaaaaaaaagtgcggTGAAGAGTGAGAAGCAGtccgttatacacacacacacacacacacacacacacacacacacacacacacacacacacacacacacacacacacacacacacacacacaagcacgcacgcacgcacgcacacacctcTTTATTCTGTGCACCTGCGCAAATCTCTGTAACCGCAGCGGAAACAAGCTGAACGCCGGGTTTACTTGACGTCGTGCCGCAGCGCAGCGCAGCGGGGGAAACACGTCCTGCTGACACTTACATGTAGATACACAATAAACATAGTAAACTAAAATCAAGAACGTTTAGGCAACAGTTCGGTCAAACAAAACCGAGTTCACACCTCTGTCTGTCTTAACTATAGTCATGTCTCCAGTCAAAAACACAAgtctaaaatattaaacaaattctAAATGTTGCATAAAAAGACGCAGTGTGCAAACCCTGCTCTTAtgcagctgatgtttttttttttaaacaaacgtcTTAAGCTTCTTCAGATGACTTATTCACCTTCACAATTGGACTCAGGTTTAATTCACCCTATGTGGTCCATAAAAAGAGATGCTGTTTAAAATAACAGAGAGTAATAAATAATGGCAACATACTCAATTCTTGCGTCAAAATAACTACATATATGAATACATAGATGTCGAATTCGACTGCTCATCACATGTAGCTGCATCTGTTGTCTTGGAGTGATCAGTCTCACATTGAAAATCCAAAATCAATGGTTGTGTCCAAAATGATGCACTATAAATATGAATGTTCAGACTGACTGTCATGACcaaaatatcatttttatttacaataataaatccTAACTTTCTGCATTGGgaacatttaaaaacactttgtACCATCAGCCATATGCACCCAAGGCGTCACAATTTTCTGTCTAATTCTAAATCAGTTTATGAATTTTCTAAATTGTTACCTAGAGGCCTGCACTgactaaatcatttgaatcagtgaatcattaaacgGAGACTCTccaactggatcatttgaattagtatATTGTTAAAAGGAGACTCTccaactggatcatttgaatcagtgaatcgttaaaTGGAGACTCTCCAACTGGATTATTTGAGTCAGTGAATCATTAAATGGAGATTCTccaactggatcatttgaatcagtgaatcgttaaaTGGAGACTCTCCAACTGGATTATTTGAGTCAGTGAATCGTTAAATGGAGACTCTTCAACtggatcatttgagtcagtgaatcGTTAAATGGAGACTCTCCAACTGGATCATTTGACTCAGTGAATCGTTAAATGGAGACTCTTTaactgattcatttgaattagtaAATTGTTAATTCGAGACTCTCCAACtggatcatttgagtcagtgtaTCATTAAATGGAGATTCTCCAACtggatcatttgagtcagtgaatcGTTAAATGGAGACTCTCCAACtggatcatttgagtcagtgtaTCATTAAATGGATATTCTTCAACtggatcatttgagtcagtgaatcGTTAAATGGAGACTCTCCAACtggatcatttgagtcagtgaatcGTTAAATGGAGATTTTACAAACTGGATCATTTGACTCAGTGAATCGTTAAATGGAGACTCTTTaactgattcatttgaattagtaAATTGTTAAT contains:
- the twist2 gene encoding twist-related protein 2, whose translation is MEESSSSPVSPVDSLVTSEEELDRQQKRFGRKRRQGRKSSEDSSSPSSVNKRNKKPSPSSTQSFEELQNQRVLANVRERQRTQSLNEAFASLRKIIPTLPSDKLSKIQTLKLASRYIDFLCQVLQSDEMDNKMSSCSYVAHERLSYAFSVWRMEGAWSMSASH